The window AACGGTGTACTCGTACGTGAAAGCATGTCCAGAAATCAAATCTGGGAAACTCCATAGTGAATTTCTAAGTCTGAACAGGGACTTTCCTGGACAAGAAGGTCCAGCAGTGGACGGCCTTTTAGGAGCACTCAGCAGCAGGatgttttaaatgtgttctttGACACGAGTCGCCAAGTGAAGTGGAAGGGTTGTCACTTCGGCCTGCCTTCACTTCTTACCTTTTTCCTGTCAAGTTCACAAGGCTGACCTTCATCGCTAACATCaccactttaatttcttttccattttctacaCACATTAATGTAATAATAAAGTCAAGGTGCAATAAAAAAAAGCAGTTCAAACTCCCGTTGCTCTAAACTGTCAAAATGGGCCTGCTGGCCTGCAGGCCACACATGTCAGGCCACGAATCTGCTGTAGACAGCGGAGTCGGAAAGCCAGGAGTCTCTGTACCTCCCACAGCCTAGCCTGGCGGCGCCCGGCTCATCCGCTGCACACGCAGCTTCCGCTTACCACAGCCGCTCCAGCGGGCGGGCCGGGGGCGCCCACACCCGGCATCCAGTAGGCACCGATGGAGTGTTTGGAGAACAGGCGGATGGGTGAATGACTGAATTCAAAGCCATTGAAAGCAAGAAGAGTGTGACGTAGCTCGCTTGCTTTGTACGTCTTATGGAACCCTTCAGGAACCCTTTCTGCAAACAGAATTTTGTATGGAATCTTTTATATAAAAGTGGTCAAAGGAGTTGTTTCGGCAGAAGCCTGGAGTGAGGGCTGCCCCAGGGCATCAGTGGCCACTGAGGAAACCAGAAGGACCCCAGCAGGGtggtcgtcttcttcttcttcttttttaatatttatttttgaggcgggagaggggcagagagagaaagagagagagggacagaggatccaaagcaggctctgcactgacagcagtgagcctgacttggggcttgaactcaaaaaccgtgaaatcgtgacctgagccaaagtcggacattcaactgactgaaccacccaggcgccccagggtgaTCTTCTGACAAAAGGCACAAAGCCCTCGTTTGCTGGTGGGGTCTGCCCATCGCATCCTTATAGGGATGTGGGAATTCTGTGGGTACCCAGGGAAAAGTCTCCTGTTGTTATCTATGGCTTGATAGATAAGTGCTGCAGGTAAAGACGTGATCAGCACATGCACTGAAATGTGGCCACATGGAAGGCCAGCCGGGGAGTCCCATTGTGCTCCGGCCCAGCTGGAGCTAGAAACACCTCTGtgggggcacccggatggctcagtcagttaggcgtccaacttcggcccaggtcacgatctcacggttcgcgagtttgagccccgcatcggactctgtgctgacggctcagagcctggagcctgctttggattctgtgtctccctctctcactgtccctctgcctcttgtgctctctctctctctctctctcaaaaataaacattaaaaaaaagaaagaaagaaatgcctctGTGGGTCTGTGCTGTGTTGCTCTGTCTATTCATTGCCATCACTTTGCTTAAAAATGTGTGTCTTTTTGTCCACAGTTGGAGCAGAGCCAGAAGGAGGCCTCGGACCTTCTGGAGCAGAACCGGCTCCTACAGGACCAGCTGAGGGTGGCTCTGGGCCGGGAACAGAGCGCCCGGGAGGGCTACGTGCTGCAGGTAGGGTTGAGGGGCTGCTGCGACCCTCGTTCACTTGGCCTTCGGTGTGAAGGGCCCAGGCAGGCTAGGAATGTGCAAAACCTGGCTGAGCGGGGGGCAGCCTCTCCCCAGTGCCGCGCCTCTGGGCTCCTCTGCCGCAGCGTCAGGGCTCTGTGTCGTGGGTCGTCTTCATTTTTCACCCTAGCATGACATTTTGGAGAATGTGCCTGAAACCTCTGTATCGGAGGGGTTTTTTTGCTTGTTAATGAAGTCATTCTAGTTGTCTTTCTTCTTGGCTCTCAGAGTACttaattgtgtatttattataaacGTCACATATTTGTCGTTTTTACTTGCTTTCACAATGGCAGTGTTAGGCCCATTTTACCAACTGAAGAAAATGAGTAACAGCCAGCCCAGTGCCTCCTTACCgctgtaagtggcagagctaaaaTTGGTTCCTTGTCCGTGACCTTGTGTGTCCCACAGCTACAGGGCAACCTGGGGCTATTAGCACTAGCCTAGTGGCCCTGCTTCTTATTTTCTGCCCAGGCTGAAGTGTCGAGGGAAAGTATGGTCGCCCAGCCATGAGCTGACTCCTCCAGTGGCTTAACGGGGAGCCTGATAAGAAGGGCAGCAGCCCAAGTCGTGAGCTGAGATCCAAACCCACGCCTCTCCGAGACTGGGGAGCTCCGTGCCTGCGTGCTGGCCAGCAAGCGGCGGGCACTGCCCCAGTGTGTCGCCAGGCAGGAGGGCGCCTGGACAGGGTCGGCCAGCATCCCAGGCCCTATTCAAGTTCTGGGGTACAAAACTACACactcctgccccctcctgctgACACGCTGCTGGGGAGAGGTGGTCGACGAAGGAGCATTGGGGAAATGCAAGatggggtgatggtggggaggACCTGAGCTCTCAGCCAAGGCTGAGGATGGGGCCTTCCAGTCTGGGTCCTGCCACTGACCAGTAGAAGCTGGTGCCCCTCCCCACGGCCTCGGCCTCCTTGCCTGTGGAGACTTAGAACTTGACCCCAAGGGCCTTTCCGGCTCTCAGTGACCCAGAGTCTCTGTGATACGTGGCTGTGTCGGCATTTCCAGACTGCGGCACGCCGGTCGTCTTGGTCCGAGTCATGCCAGGCAGCACGTGGACCTCTGGGCAGAGTCTACCTGTCTCCGTGCCGTTTCTTGTTGCGTGTTCCccttgccttctctttctcccccagctGTGACCGTGGCCCTGGGTGTCTCGTGTGCCCTGgaaccccctcccccgccccttcaAGCCAAGTTATGGCCATGCCCAGGTCAGACTCTCAGGCACCAGGCACTGGTGATGGTGGGTGTCCCTCTTTCCCATAAATGTCACTCTAGGGCTTCCTGGGTCATTTCATGTAGACCTTCCAGGTTTGGGGAGCATCTTTTTAAACCTGCACGAATTCACTTCACATCAGGTGGCAAAGAAACTAGCAGCAGATTTTGCACATTGCTAACCTAAGAACCTGCCTCCGTGTCTAACCTGGATGATTGCATGAGCCTGAGCCAAAGCCCCTGGCAAAGCTGGGCGGGGCTGGCCTTTCCGCTAGGTCTAACAACCGTGACTTTTAGCCTCCCTTGGCGCTTTGAACAGGCTTCTAACCAAGTCATTgggaacgagcaggggagggggccttTGGGGTTGAGGGTCAGGAGGAGTCAGCCCCCCCGGGGCGGGCACTGCGCTGCtggtgctggggaggaggagccTGCATGCTCGGATGTCGTGGAGTGTAACTGTAACATAACTGAGTGTCACATCTGTGGCTTCCCTGCCAGCAGACCAGACCTAGAGCGAGCCACAGGCAGGCCAAATTCTTAGGCTGGGCTCTTCTCACTCTTGTTCATGTTCtcgtttttttccccctgcattaATTAGTTCTGTCTCTTCTGCATGCCTTTCAGTTGGGGGAGTCTTgtttcatttgtgttttgtttcttgcatgcttcactttcttattttgaattccacaaaggtttgtttgtttcgttGATGATCACGTTTTACTCCCTGGTTTCCGTTTCCCCCTCATTTTGTCTTCTTGCAGGTAGAGATTAGTTCTTCCTGTTACTGTAGAGGACGGGCTCCGCTTCCCAAAGGAACATGTTTCAGCTGTCACCTCACTGGCTCCCGAGCAGtggcctcccttccttctctccccgtCCTAGAAGGAAGTGCCACCCGCCACCTGCCACCCGCACCCCAGTCCTGGCTTTCTTAGGGTTTGTTGCCTAGAGCCGGGTACCCTTTGTgttggcaaaaaaacaaacaaacaaacagatcccgccgctctgctcctccccctgtccTTCCCAGCGATCTCTTGTCCTCCGGTCTGGTCTTCGTTTTGCCCATCAGTGTGCTCCATTATTCAGTTTTGTTTGGTTTAGTTCTCCCTAGAAGCCGCTTGGTTAGAGCCGTGTGATGTCCCTGTCCATGTTTTCTGTTTACCTAGAAGCAGCTACTTGCCAAAAAAATTAAGACGGTTTGTCGGATTCttttcttaattgaaaaaaaaaaaaattatgccgAGGATAAAAGGCAGACCCACCAAGGAGCTTTTCTGTGGTTGACCCTGGCCAGAGGTGTGACACTCAGAACGGGGAGGCCCGAGTGTTACTAACCAGTGTTTAATCGGTTTTTTTAAGACTGAAGTGGCCACCTCCCCATCCGGTGCCTGGCAGAGGCTCCATAGAGTCAACCAGGATCTCCAAAGCGAGCTGGAGGCCCAGTGCCAGCGCCAGGAGCTGGTCACGCAGCAGATCCAGTCCCTGAAGCGCAGCTACGGGGAGGCCAAGGACGCGATCCGGCACCACGAGGCCGAGATCCGGAGCCTCCAGGCGAGGCTCAGCAACGCCGCCGCCGAGCTCGCCATCAAGGAGCAGGCGCTGGCCAAGCTCAAGGGCGACCTCAAGCTGGAGAAGGACAAGGTCCGCGAGCAGCTGGAGGAGCGGCAGCACAGCGAGGCCGCGCTCAGCGCTCAGCTGCAGGCTAGCGAGCAGAAGCTCAAGGGCGCCGAGGCCCTGCTGCTGGAGAAGACGCAGGAGCTGCGCGACCTGGAGCTGCAGCAGGCGCTGCAGCGCGACCGGCAGAGGGAGGCGCAGCGGCTGCAGGGGCGCGTCGCCGACCTCAGCCAGCAGCTGAGCGCCAGCGAGCAGGCCCAGAGGCTGATGGAGGAGAAGCTGCAGAGCAACTACGAGGCGCTGCTGGAGAGCTGCGAGAAGGAGAAGCAGGCGCTGCTGCAGAACCTGAAGGAGGTGGAGGACAGGGCCCGCGCCTACGAGGACCAGCTCCAGGACCACGAGCAGCAGGTGGAGGTCCTCCAGAAGGAGAAGCTGAGCGCCAAGTTCGAGGGCAGCGAGGTGGTACGCCAGCTGGAGGAGCGCCTGGAGATGAAGGAGGCCAGCATCCACAAGCTGGCCGAGCACGTCCAGAGCCTCAGGGACGAGCGGGACCTGATCAGGCAGCGCTTCCAGGAGCTGATGGACCGCGTCGCCCTGTCTGACGGGGACGTCGCCGAGCTCCAGGAGAAGCTGAGGGGAAGGGAGGCCGACTGCCAGAGCCTGGAGCACTCCTACAGGAGGGTGGCCAGCCAGCTCCAGAGCATGCACACTCTgctgaaagaaaaggaggaggagctgAAACACATCAAGGAGATGCACGAGAAGGTTCTGGAAAAGAAAGATCAGGACCTCAGTGAGGCTTTGGTTAAAATGGTCGCCTTGGGGAGCAGCTTGGAGGAGACAGAAATGAAGCTCCAGGCAAAGGAAGAGATCTTAAGGAAGTTTGTGAAGGAGTCGTCAGAAGACGCGGAGGAGCCGCGGAGCTGCCCGGAAGAGGCAGAGGACGGCATTGTGCTGTCGGGCCCGCAACCCCAAGCTGCCGTCGCGCCTCCAGCCTTCCCACATCCGAGGCTCGAGGATGAGGATCCGGGGGCTGTCCCAGGGGAGGAGCGTGGTGACAGCAGCCCCAGGAGAGAAGAGAGTCCGGGGACCCTGAAGTCAGAGGTGCCCGACAGGGAGGGGCCCCCTCAGAGCACAACAAAACCCGACCAGGGAGTACCTGGCGTTAAAAGGCAAAGAATCCGGTTCTCCACGATCCAGTGCCAAAAATACACGCACCCAGATGGGTCCGAGAAGACCTGGACCAGCAGCACGTCCTCCGACACCAGCCAGGACCGGTCCCCCTCGGAGGAGAGCATGTCGTCAGAGGccacccccagctccctgcccGCGGCCAGCGACTCCGACACCTATCTCTCCATAATACACTCCCTGGAGACCAAGCTCTACATCACGGAGGAGAAGCTCAAAGACGTGACGGTGAAGCTGGAGAGCCAGCAGGGCCAGAGCCAGGAGGCCCTGCTCGCCTTGCACCAGCAGTGGGCCGGCACCGAGGCGCGGCTCCGCGAGCAGCTCCGAGCCAGCCTGCTCCAGGTCGGAGCGCTGGCCTCCCAGCTGGAGCAGGAAAGACAGGCGAGGGCGAAGATGGTCGAAAATCACGTCGGGGAGCTGGGTGACTTCCAGGTAAAGAACAGCCAGGCTCTGGCTTGCTTAGAAAACTGCCGAGAGCAGCTACGATCCCTGCCGGTGGCCAGCCAGGAGGAAACACAGGACGCGGGAGCGGGCCCCCTGGTCGGCGTGGAGCACGCGCCGGGCAGCAGCGTCCAGGCCGGGAGCCGCTGGCCAGCGCCTGCAGACAGCGGGGCGCAGGCCCAGCCAGAGGAAGGGGCTTTCTTGGAGGTGGGGAAAGCGACTTCACAGCCACTGCACCGGCCTGAACTGAGTGAGCAGGAGCAGCTGAAACTCCTTTCTGACCAGATAGCCCTGGAAGCCTCACTGATCAACCAGATAGCAGACTCTTTACAAAACACAACATCGGATATCTCGCGTGTTCTGCACGAGATTTCTCAGTCAGGAAAGTCGCCACTGGAACCTGAAAGTGCTGCTGTCTGTCCTGGGGCCCCAGCGGACACCTGGGCTAAGAAGGTGCTGGTGGATGGCGAGTTCTGGAGCCAGGTGGAGTCCCTGAGTAAGCACCTGGGAACGCTGGGAGGAGAGGCGGCCGGTGCAGCAGGAGGCGGGCAGCAGAGCGTCCCGCAAGCCCTGCTCCCCGCCCTGGCAGACGCCACGTGGGTCAGGGCAGAGCTCAGCTTCGCCCTGCAGTCGGTGAGGGAGTCATTCCACCGCCGGTTGCAGAGCATCCAGGAGACCCTCCAGGGGACCCAGACGGCGCTGCAGCAGCACAAGCGCGCGCTCGGGGACATCCTGGGGGCCTACCGAACCCCCGACTTTGAGAGAGTGATGCAGCAGGTCTCCGAAGCCCTCCAGCTTCCCGCAGGCGTTGAAGATGGCATGCAGGCATCCTGGGACTTGAGCCCGTTGGGAGAAGTGCTGAGTCCTCAAGAAGGAGCCGGCTTCCAGGAGCCCTTCTACTTGTCCACCCAGAGCTCCGGGGCCCTTGTTGCCATTCAGGAGGAGCTCGCCCTGCAGCTTAAAGATAAGGCCAGCCTCTTAGGGGAGATATCTGCCGCTTTAACCTCGCTTCCCCCGGTGGAATCAGTGAGAGATTGCCAGAAGCTTCTCCAGGCATCCCAGAATCTGTCCTGTAACACTTACTTGGGAGGCCTCGGTCAGTATTCTTCGTTATTAGTTCAGGACGCAATCATTCAGGCTCAGGTGTGTTATGCAGCCTGCAGAATCCGGCTGGAGTATGAAAAGGAGCTCCGGTGCTACAAGGCGTCCTGGCAGAGCAGGGGCACCTCCTGTCAGGAGCACGAGCAAGCGGTCGGGGCCCTGAGGGAGGAGTACGAGGGACTTCTCCGGAAGCAAAAGAGCGAGTACCTGGAAGTGATTGCCATCATCGAAAGGGAGAACGCAGAGCTCAAGGCCAAGGTCGCCCAGCTGGACCATCAGCAGAGATGTCTGGAAGAAGCAGAAAGCAAACGCGGCGAGAACATGTGTGCCCTGCAAGGGAGGTACGAGGAGGAGATCCGGTGTGTGGTGGAGCAGTTGAACAGGGCGGGGGACACGCTGCAGGCCGAACACAGCAGGGTCCTGAGTCAGCTGGACGCCTCGGTCAGGGACCGGCGGGACATGGAGAGGCACCACGTGGAGCAGATGCAGAGCCTGGAGGACAAGTTCCAGCTCAAGATCAAAGAGCTGCAGACCATCCACGAGGAGGAGCTGAGGACCCTGCAGGAGCACTACGCCCAGAGCCTCCGCTGCCTGCAGGAGGCCCTGCACCGCTACCAGGGGCGGCCCCCCGAAGCCCtgccggcccccggccccccgggGGGCCCTCGGcagcccccctcctccagctGGCCCG is drawn from Panthera uncia isolate 11264 chromosome E1, Puncia_PCG_1.0, whole genome shotgun sequence and contains these coding sequences:
- the MPRIP gene encoding myosin phosphatase Rho-interacting protein isoform X5, which produces MAAAVLHPLRARPPALRPGRDDGKTEAQAYGGVAQLLSDGTGICQQPTTLPQGTINMNQCTDVVDGEARTGQKFSLCILTPEKEHFIRAETKEIISGWLEMLMVYPRTNKQNQKKKRKVEPPTPQEPGPAKMAVTSSSSSSSSIPSAEKVPTTKSTLWQEEMRAKDQPDGSSLSPAQSPSQSQPPAASTLREPGLESKDEESAMSSDRMDCGRKVRVESGYFSLEKTKQDLKAEEQQLPPPLSPPSPSTPNNRRSQVIEKFEALDIEKAEHMETNSTAGPSPSSDTRQGRSEKRAFPRKRDLPSEAPTAPLPDTSASPLSPHRRAKSLDRRSTESSLTPDLLNFKKGWLTKQYEDGQWKKHWFVLADQSLRYYRDSVAEEAADLDGEIDLSTCYDVTEYPVQRNYGFQIHTKEGEFTLSAMTSGIRRNWIQTIMKHVHPTSAPDVTSSLPEEKNRSSSSFETCPRPSEKPEVERGEPDPEQKRSRARERRREGRSKTFDWAEFRPIQQALAQERASATGASDAHPEAEAGELERERARRREERRKRFGMLDTVDGPGTDDTALRMEVDRSPGLPMTTDLKTQNVHVEIEQRWHQVETTPLREEKQVPIAPLHLSSSEDGSDRLSTHELTSLLEKELEQSQKEASDLLEQNRLLQDQLRVALGREQSAREGYVLQTEVATSPSGAWQRLHRVNQDLQSELEAQCQRQELVTQQIQSLKRSYGEAKDAIRHHEAEIRSLQARLSNAAAELAIKEQALAKLKGDLKLEKDKVREQLEERQHSEAALSAQLQASEQKLKGAEALLLEKTQELRDLELQQALQRDRQREAQRLQGRVADLSQQLSASEQAQRLMEEKLQSNYEALLESCEKEKQALLQNLKEVEDRARAYEDQLQDHEQQVEVLQKEKLSAKFEGSEVVRQLEERLEMKEASIHKLAEHVQSLRDERDLIRQRFQELMDRVALSDGDVAELQEKLRGREADCQSLEHSYRRVASQLQSMHTLLKEKEEELKHIKEMHEKVLEKKDQDLSEALVKMVALGSSLEETEMKLQAKEEILRKFVKESSEDAEEPRSCPEEAEDGIVLSGPQPQAAVAPPAFPHPRLEDEDPGAVPGEERGDSSPRREESPGTLKSEVPDREGPPQSTTKPDQGVPGVKRQRIRFSTIQCQKYTHPDGSEKTWTSSTSSDTSQDRSPSEESMSSEATPSSLPAASDSDTYLSIIHSLETKLYITEEKLKDVTVKLESQQGQSQEALLALHQQWAGTEARLREQLRASLLQVGALASQLEQERQARAKMVENHVGELGDFQVKNSQALACLENCREQLRSLPVASQEETQDAGAGPLVGVEHAPGSSVQAGSRWPAPADSGAQAQPEEGAFLEVGKATSQPLHRPELSEQEQLKLLSDQIALEASLINQIADSLQNTTSDISRVLHEISQSGKSPLEPESAAVCPGAPADTWAKKVLVDGEFWSQVESLSKHLGTLGGEAAGAAGGGQQSVPQALLPALADATWVRAELSFALQSVRESFHRRLQSIQETLQGTQTALQQHKRALGDILGAYRTPDFERVMQQVSEALQLPAGVEDGMQASWDLSPLGEVLSPQEGAGFQEPFYLSTQSSGALVAIQEELALQLKDKASLLGEISAALTSLPPVESVRDCQKLLQASQNLSCNTYLGGLGQYSSLLVQDAIIQAQVCYAACRIRLEYEKELRCYKASWQSRGTSCQEHEQAVGALREEYEGLLRKQKSEYLEVIAIIERENAELKAKVAQLDHQQRCLEEAESKRGENMCALQGRYEEEIRCVVEQLNRAGDTLQAEHSRVLSQLDASVRDRRDMERHHVEQMQSLEDKFQLKIKELQTIHEEELRTLQEHYAQSLRCLQEALHRYQGRPPEALPAPGPPGGPRQPPSSSWPADRPRDAPQPAGGEADSMTGLRERIQELEAQMDIMREELEHKDLEGNAATLREKYQKDFENLKATCERGFAAMEETHQKKIEDLQRQHQRELEKLREEKDRLLAEETAATISAIEAMKNAHREEMERELEKSQRSQISSINSDIEALRRQYLEELQSVQRELEVLSEQYSQKCLENAHLAQALEAERQALRQCQRENQELNAHNQELNNRLAAEISRLRTLLTGDAGGEAAGSPLTQGKDAYELEVLLRVKESEIQYLKQEISSLKDELQTALRDKKYASDKYKDIYTELSIVRAKADCDISRLKEQLKAATEALGEKSPENTPVSGYDIMKSKSNPDFLKKDRSCVSRQLRNIRSKSLKEGLTVQERLKLFESRDLKKD
- the MPRIP gene encoding myosin phosphatase Rho-interacting protein isoform X6 yields the protein MPTTLPQGTINMNQCTDVVDGEARTGQKFSLCILTPEKEHFIRAETKEIISGWLEMLMVYPRTNKQNQKKKRKVEPPTPQEPGPAKMAVTSSSSSSSSIPSAEKVPTTKSTLWQEEMRAKDQPDGSSLSPAQSPSQSQPPAASTLREPGLESKDEESAMSSDRMDCGRKVRVESGYFSLEKTKQDLKAEEQQLPPPLSPPSPSTPNNRRSQVIEKFEALDIEKAEHMETNSTAGPSPSSDTRQGRSEKRAFPRKRDLPSEAPTAPLPDTSASPLSPHRRAKSLDRRSTESSLTPDLLNFKKGWLTKQYEDGQWKKHWFVLADQSLRYYRDSVAEEAADLDGEIDLSTCYDVTEYPVQRNYGFQIHTKEGEFTLSAMTSGIRRNWIQTIMKHVHPTSAPDVTSSLPEEKNRSSSSFETCPRPSEKPEVERGEPDPEQKRSRARERRREGRSKTFDWAEFRPIQQALAQERASATGASDAHPEAEAGELERERARRREERRKRFGMLDTVDGPGTDDTALRMEVDRSPGLPMTTDLKTQNVHVEIEQRWHQVETTPLREEKQVPIAPLHLSSSEDGSDRLSTHELTSLLEKELEQSQKEASDLLEQNRLLQDQLRVALGREQSAREGYVLQTEVATSPSGAWQRLHRVNQDLQSELEAQCQRQELVTQQIQSLKRSYGEAKDAIRHHEAEIRSLQARLSNAAAELAIKEQALAKLKGDLKLEKDKVREQLEERQHSEAALSAQLQASEQKLKGAEALLLEKTQELRDLELQQALQRDRQREAQRLQGRVADLSQQLSASEQAQRLMEEKLQSNYEALLESCEKEKQALLQNLKEVEDRARAYEDQLQDHEQQVEVLQKEKLSAKFEGSEVVRQLEERLEMKEASIHKLAEHVQSLRDERDLIRQRFQELMDRVALSDGDVAELQEKLRGREADCQSLEHSYRRVASQLQSMHTLLKEKEEELKHIKEMHEKVLEKKDQDLSEALVKMVALGSSLEETEMKLQAKEEILRKFVKESSEDAEEPRSCPEEAEDGIVLSGPQPQAAVAPPAFPHPRLEDEDPGAVPGEERGDSSPRREESPGTLKSEVPDREGPPQSTTKPDQGVPGVKRQRIRFSTIQCQKYTHPDGSEKTWTSSTSSDTSQDRSPSEESMSSEATPSSLPAASDSDTYLSIIHSLETKLYITEEKLKDVTVKLESQQGQSQEALLALHQQWAGTEARLREQLRASLLQVGALASQLEQERQARAKMVENHVGELGDFQVKNSQALACLENCREQLRSLPVASQEETQDAGAGPLVGVEHAPGSSVQAGSRWPAPADSGAQAQPEEGAFLEVGKATSQPLHRPELSEQEQLKLLSDQIALEASLINQIADSLQNTTSDISRVLHEISQSGKSPLEPESAAVCPGAPADTWAKKVLVDGEFWSQVESLSKHLGTLGGEAAGAAGGGQQSVPQALLPALADATWVRAELSFALQSVRESFHRRLQSIQETLQGTQTALQQHKRALGDILGAYRTPDFERVMQQVSEALQLPAGVEDGMQASWDLSPLGEVLSPQEGAGFQEPFYLSTQSSGALVAIQEELALQLKDKASLLGEISAALTSLPPVESVRDCQKLLQASQNLSCNTYLGGLGQYSSLLVQDAIIQAQVCYAACRIRLEYEKELRCYKASWQSRGTSCQEHEQAVGALREEYEGLLRKQKSEYLEVIAIIERENAELKAKVAQLDHQQRCLEEAESKRGENMCALQGRYEEEIRCVVEQLNRAGDTLQAEHSRVLSQLDASVRDRRDMERHHVEQMQSLEDKFQLKIKELQTIHEEELRTLQEHYAQSLRCLQEALHRYQGRPPEALPAPGPPGGPRQPPSSSWPADRPRDAPQPAGGEADSMTGLRERIQELEAQMDIMREELEHKDLEGNAATLREKYQKDFENLKATCERGFAAMEETHQKKIEDLQRQHQRELEKLREEKDRLLAEETAATISAIEAMKNAHREEMERELEKSQRSQISSINSDIEALRRQYLEELQSVQRELEVLSEQYSQKCLENAHLAQALEAERQALRQCQRENQELNAHNQELNNRLAAEISRLRTLLTGDAGGEAAGSPLTQGKDAYELEVLLRVKESEIQYLKQEISSLKDELQTALRDKKYASDKYKDIYTELSIVRAKADCDISRLKEQLKAATEALGEKSPENTPVSGYDIMKSKSNPDFLKKDRSCVSRQLRNIRSKSLKEGLTVQERLKLFESRDLKKD
- the MPRIP gene encoding myosin phosphatase Rho-interacting protein isoform X1 encodes the protein MSAAKENPCRKFQANIFNKSKCQNCFKPRESHLLNDEDLTQAKPIYGGWLLLAPDGTDFDNPVHRSRKWQRRFFILYEHGLLRYALDEMPTTLPQGTINMNQCTDVVDGEARTGQKFSLCILTPEKEHFIRAETKEIISGWLEMLMVYPRTNKQNQKKKRKVEPPTPQEPGPAKMAVTSSSSSSSSIPSAEKVPTTKSTLWQEEMRAKDQPDGSSLSPAQSPSQSQPPAASTLREPGLESKDEESAMSSDRMDCGRKVRVESGYFSLEKTKQDLKAEEQQLPPPLSPPSPSTPNNRYSGPGPPSQELGHPLPSPGSRPPGRIVCGSSRGSLDVASRPPAHTDSSSAGGRGAERLGRTFAFKASRQYAALADVPKAVRISHREAFQVERRRLERRTRARSPGREEVARLFGNERRRSQVIEKFEALDIEKAEHMETNSTAGPSPSSDTRQGRSEKRAFPRKRDLPSEAPTAPLPDTSASPLSPHRRAKSLDRRSTESSLTPDLLNFKKGWLTKQYEDGQWKKHWFVLADQSLRYYRDSVAEEAADLDGEIDLSTCYDVTEYPVQRNYGFQIHTKEGEFTLSAMTSGIRRNWIQTIMKHVHPTSAPDVTSSLPEEKNRSSSSFETCPRPSEKPEVERGEPDPEQKRSRARERRREGRSKTFDWAEFRPIQQALAQERASATGASDAHPEAEAGELERERARRREERRKRFGMLDTVDGPGTDDTALRMEVDRSPGLPMTTDLKTQNVHVEIEQRWHQVETTPLREEKQVPIAPLHLSSSEDGSDRLSTHELTSLLEKELEQSQKEASDLLEQNRLLQDQLRVALGREQSAREGYVLQTEVATSPSGAWQRLHRVNQDLQSELEAQCQRQELVTQQIQSLKRSYGEAKDAIRHHEAEIRSLQARLSNAAAELAIKEQALAKLKGDLKLEKDKVREQLEERQHSEAALSAQLQASEQKLKGAEALLLEKTQELRDLELQQALQRDRQREAQRLQGRVADLSQQLSASEQAQRLMEEKLQSNYEALLESCEKEKQALLQNLKEVEDRARAYEDQLQDHEQQVEVLQKEKLSAKFEGSEVVRQLEERLEMKEASIHKLAEHVQSLRDERDLIRQRFQELMDRVALSDGDVAELQEKLRGREADCQSLEHSYRRVASQLQSMHTLLKEKEEELKHIKEMHEKVLEKKDQDLSEALVKMVALGSSLEETEMKLQAKEEILRKFVKESSEDAEEPRSCPEEAEDGIVLSGPQPQAAVAPPAFPHPRLEDEDPGAVPGEERGDSSPRREESPGTLKSEVPDREGPPQSTTKPDQGVPGVKRQRIRFSTIQCQKYTHPDGSEKTWTSSTSSDTSQDRSPSEESMSSEATPSSLPAASDSDTYLSIIHSLETKLYITEEKLKDVTVKLESQQGQSQEALLALHQQWAGTEARLREQLRASLLQVGALASQLEQERQARAKMVENHVGELGDFQVKNSQALACLENCREQLRSLPVASQEETQDAGAGPLVGVEHAPGSSVQAGSRWPAPADSGAQAQPEEGAFLEVGKATSQPLHRPELSEQEQLKLLSDQIALEASLINQIADSLQNTTSDISRVLHEISQSGKSPLEPESAAVCPGAPADTWAKKVLVDGEFWSQVESLSKHLGTLGGEAAGAAGGGQQSVPQALLPALADATWVRAELSFALQSVRESFHRRLQSIQETLQGTQTALQQHKRALGDILGAYRTPDFERVMQQVSEALQLPAGVEDGMQASWDLSPLGEVLSPQEGAGFQEPFYLSTQSSGALVAIQEELALQLKDKASLLGEISAALTSLPPVESVRDCQKLLQASQNLSCNTYLGGLGQYSSLLVQDAIIQAQVCYAACRIRLEYEKELRCYKASWQSRGTSCQEHEQAVGALREEYEGLLRKQKSEYLEVIAIIERENAELKAKVAQLDHQQRCLEEAESKRGENMCALQGRYEEEIRCVVEQLNRAGDTLQAEHSRVLSQLDASVRDRRDMERHHVEQMQSLEDKFQLKIKELQTIHEEELRTLQEHYAQSLRCLQEALHRYQGRPPEALPAPGPPGGPRQPPSSSWPADRPRDAPQPAGGEADSMTGLRERIQELEAQMDIMREELEHKDLEGNAATLREKYQKDFENLKATCERGFAAMEETHQKKIEDLQRQHQRELEKLREEKDRLLAEETAATISAIEAMKNAHREEMERELEKSQRSQISSINSDIEALRRQYLEELQSVQRELEVLSEQYSQKCLENAHLAQALEAERQALRQCQRENQELNAHNQELNNRLAAEISRLRTLLTGDAGGEAAGSPLTQGKDAYELEVLLRVKESEIQYLKQEISSLKDELQTALRDKKYASDKYKDIYTELSIVRAKADCDISRLKEQLKAATEALGEKSPENTPVSGYDIMKSKSNPDFLKKDRSCVSRQLRNIRSKSLKEGLTVQERLKLFESRDLKKD